The following nucleotide sequence is from Primulina tabacum isolate GXHZ01 unplaced genomic scaffold, ASM2559414v2 Contig942, whole genome shotgun sequence.
ACTTTTTTATGTGGAAGTACCCATAAGCTGTTTATTCTATTCTTGGCTAGTTGGCTATTCTCGTGAGAAAATTCTTACGTATTTTAATATCTGTACGCTGCAGCCTTCTTGTTTGTTGTATGTTCGATGAAGCGGTGGCGTTATCTTCCTCTGTTTTGAGGCGATGCCTTGAAAGTCATAATCTCGGCAAAAGGGGCTGCGATGTTCTGGAGATAGATGAAAATGAGTGGGGGGATATGCTGGAATCAGCAGGCATGGTTCTTGTGCAGTCCTTGAAGCAATTGCAGAGGTAATTTGAATGGTTTGAATTGTGAAATAATTCATCTTTAATTTTGAAGATTTTAGTTACATGagcaatttttattgaatttagtcCCTGTTTTTTTTTGCGTAATTTGCAGGACTTCTGAAATACTGAACGAGCTCAAATTGTTATTTGGTTCGCTTGCCGCCATTCCTGTTCAAGTTTTCCTGTCCGGGTACCTGCTAGTTTTTGCACTGTATAGTCATGATTTGGTTTCCAGTGATTTTTTTTCCGTCTCTACGATTTTGTTCTGGATTTTTTTTACCTTTGTATCGTTTTAATGTAGATTATTTCTTTGGGGGTGTATTCATTGTAGCAGAAATCACATACTTTGCACTTAAGCTCGAGCTTGATTGAAAGCTCTACACGCTCAGTGAAATTTTACTCGAACTGGACTCAAGTTCAATAATTTGAGTCAAAAGAAATGCTATTTCAGTCAGCTTTAAAAGCTTAGTACAAATTGACTGGTTTATAATCCTTCCAGCTGGAGAACACTGTGCTTACATGACCCCTCTTTGGCTGCAACATGATTGATTCTTACATATGGTGCCACAGTCATAGttggtttgaaataaaaaaaacatacgaATGAGATGATGTAATTGAGAGGCACATAGTGGTCTTCCTATTTACTTCTGATAAATGAATTCTTGATGATTTACAATGATGACTTCATTTTTTCTCCAAAAAAATGGCTAGTTGGTATTCTCTGAATAAGTAGAACCACTTCTCCTTTGTTTGGGGGTTTAGGTATTGATTTAGACCGCAGTGTCAAGCATCATCATTCACCTGTATCTGCAGAATTACTAATAAAAGAAATACTTTTAACCTATTAGCATATTATTTTACATTCTTTCCCAATATTTCTGTTTGCGGCAATGGTTCATGGTCTAAGCACTTTTCCTGTCCTTCAGGGTGTGTTTGCACATGTCAGAAAGTCCCTCGGCTAGTTCAAGCCCCCTCTTGAGGAATTCTTGACAACTGGAGATATGTGGGTGATCGATATTATCCCTCCTGGATGAAGAATCGTGTGCTTCAGAGACAGAAGGATCTTGTTTTAGGTTTTCTGTTGGAGTTGACAAATATTTAGAAGTTGTTGAGCTCTACGTGTGATAACACTTCTTGCCATGACTTTGAAGGAGACAGATCTAGCCATCTCTTGGTGGAGAAAGCTATGCTACCCATGGAGAAGCGTCAGGTAAACTGTAGATGCTTTATTGCACTTTGAGAGACACTGAGAGTGGGGAAAAAGTGTTCTTAGCGTTTAGTTCATTTATTAAGCACTCACTGAGATATTCAGGCTTGATGGG
It contains:
- the LOC142535332 gene encoding protein APEM9-like, with the translated sequence MAETVAQTPTWEEIERAESLLVCCMFDEAVALSSSVLRRCLESHNLGKRGCDVLEIDENEWGDMLESAGMVLVQSLKQLQRTSEILNELKLLFGSLAAIPVQVFLSGVCLHMSESPSASSSPLLRNS